From a single Glycine soja cultivar W05 chromosome 19, ASM419377v2, whole genome shotgun sequence genomic region:
- the LOC114398085 gene encoding uncharacterized protein LOC114398085, with protein sequence MQFIQSRVEPWMKDQRAQLPRLKKKVSDEVAVGVAPRAQEADPRRVPVPSEPLPRPQGGILLRFAGPSLLYGALQVPVQDDAGSIDINGTLFFLQQAHWHWPAEHTINCRRLISPKESCESSTGIDASLSDFKAIIQFHLFHFPPKRSKSNLSQTKNSAFVINKNKICGVFLFFEIKYVEL encoded by the exons ATGCAGTTCATACAGAGTCGCGTGGAGCCGTGGATGAAGGACCAGCGGGCGCAGCTGCCAAGGCTGAAGAAGAAGGTGTCGGATGAAGTGGCCGTGGGCGTCGCACCGCGAGCACAAGAAGCGGATCCAAGAAGAGTACCAGTGCCTTCGGAACCTCTGCCTCGCCCTCAAGGCGGAATCCTTCTGCGATTTGCAGGACCTTCTCTACTTTATGGTGCTCTCCAAGTGCCTGTACAAG ATGATGCTGGCTCAATAGACATAAATGGAACACTTTTCTTCCTCCAACAAGCCCATTGGCACTGGCCTGCCGAACATACCATCAATTGCCGGAGGTTAATTTCCCCTAAg GAATCCTGTGAATCAAGCACTGGCATCGATGCATCGTTGTCGGATTTCAAGgccattattcaatttcatttATTCCATTTCCCGCCAAAGCGAAGCAAGAGTAACCTTTCTCAAACTAAGAATTCAGcatttgttattaataaaaataaaatatgtggagtttttcttttttttgagataaaatatGTGGAGTTATAA